Part of the Paenibacillus kyungheensis genome, ACGATATCGTAAGCTTGAGCACGAATTTGACCTGGATCGGTATCGAATAAATGGACATCTTCTTCACGAGGACGTGTGAACGGATGGTGTTCTGCTACATAACGTTTTGCATCTTCATCGTAACCAAGTAATGGGAAGTCTACAACCCATACAAATTTGAATGCTTTGTCATCGATTAGACCTAGATCGCGTCCAATTTTCAGACGTAAAGCACCTAATACATCTGCAACTACTTTTTTGGTATCTGCTGAGAATAACAATAAGTCGCCATCTTCTGCGCCTACAGCTGTTTTGATTTGCTCTAATTCTTGCTCATTGAAGAACTTAACGATAGGTCCTTTAAGCTCGCCTTCTTTGACTTGAATCCAAGCTAGACCTTTAGCGCCATAACGTGCTGCATATGGCTCTAAGCTATCGATTTCTTTACGAGTCCATGTGCCACAGCCTTTAGCGTTTAAGCATTTCACTTCTCCACCTTTTTCAATCACAGAAGCAAATACTTTAACACCACTAGCTGCTACAATATCACTCACATTGACCAATTCTAAGCCAAAGCGAAGATCTGGTTTATCTGAACCGTATTTGTCCATTGCATCTGCATGTGTAATGCGTTGGAATGGTGTAGGAATATCTACATTCACGGTTTCTTTAAATAATTTCACCATTAATTGTTCCATCATATCAAGCAAGTTGTCTTGAGTTAAGAACGAAGTCTCGATATCGACCTGTGTAAATTCAGGCTGACGGTCTGAACGCAAATCTTCATCACGGAAACAACGAGCGATCTGGTAGTAACGTTCAAGTCCACTCACCATTAACAATTGCTTAAAGATCTGTGGTGATTGTGGCAATGCGAAAAATTCGCCTGCATGAACACGACTTGGTACAAGATAATCACGTGCACCCTCTGGTGAACTCTTTGTCAAAATTGGCGTTTCTACATCAATAAACCCTTCTCCATCCAAGAAGTCGCGGAAAACTTTAGCTGCTTTGGAACGCAACATCAATGTTTTTTGCATTTCAGGGCGACGCAAGTCCAAGTAACGATATTTCAGACGAACTGATTCGTCGACTTCAATACCATCTTCGATAAAGAATGGAGGCGTTTTGGCTGCATTCAATACTTCGATTTCGGTAATACGTACTTCGATTTCACCTGTAGGCAAGTTTTTGTTAATTGTCTCATCATCACGTAGTACCACTTCACCTTTAACGGCTAATACATATTCGCTACGAACACGATCTGCGACTTGTAAAGCATCGCCAGAGTATGCAGGGTTGAATACAACTTGTACAATCCCTGTACGGTCACGTAGATCGATAAATAGTACGCCACCCAAGTCACGACGAGTCTGTACCCAGCCGTTCAACGTAATCGTTTCGCCAATGTTGGCAGTTGTTAATTGTCCACAGTTATGAGTCCTTAACATAAGTTATTCATTCTCCTTTAAATTGAGTTGATCGTTTTTCGCTATTGCAGTGATACAGTGTTGCTTAATCAGATATAGCTATTTATTTCAAGTGATCTGCTAACTCGTCCATTTTGACAGTTTGCTGTTCACCAGTATCCATACGTTTCAATGCAATTTCTCCACGTAACAATTCATCATCACCTAAGATCGCTGTATAGCGGGCTTTGAAGCGATCGGCTGATTTCATTTGAGCTTTCATTTTACGTCCTAGATAATCGCGTTCTGCGGAGAAACCTAGTTTACGTAATTTGAATAATTGTTTGACCACTTCAACTTCTGCTGCTTCCCCTAAGGCAAGCAAATATACATCAAGTGGTTGAACACCTGGAACTTCTACTTCTTGATCTTCCAGTAACAATTGCAGACGTTCCATTCCGATACCAAAGCCGATACCCGGTTGATCCGGTCCGCCGACTTCTGATACTAATTTGGTATAACGTCCACCGCCACCAACCGTATCAATAGCACCGATTCCTTGCGCTTTGTATTCAAAAGCAGTGTGTGCGTAGTAATCCAAGCCACGTACAAGACGAGGGTTGATCGTATACTCTACATCCATAATCTCCAAATACTCTTTGACTTTAGCAAAATAAACAGTACTTTCTTCATCCAGACTATCTAAAATCGAAGGTGCATCTACAAATTTGTCATGATCGATTTTGCAATCTAATACACGCATCGGGTTACGTTCCATTCGAGTCTGACAATCTTTACACAATGTGTCGCGCATCGGGCGCAAAAATCCAAGTAATGTCTCGTTATAGTTGGCACGTGTCTCTGCTGTACCTACAGAGTTCACTTCAACCGTAACTCCTTTTAATCCTAATTCTCTAAAAAATTCTAAACCTAGTGCAATCACTTCTGCATCAATCGCTGGATCAACAGAACCAAAAGCTTCGATACCGAATTGGTGAAATTGACGATAACGCCCTGCTTGTGGACGCTCATAACGGAACATAGGTCCCATATAATATAATTTGCTGACATCAGGCTCGCCATACAATTTATTTTCAGCATAAGCACGTACAACACCAGCTGTTCCTTCAGGACGTAGCGTCATACTTCTGCCACCTTTATCTTCAAACGTATACATTTCTTTTTGTACCACATCGGTTGTTTCCCCTACACCACGCTGGAACAATTCTGTAGATTCGAATAATGGAGTACGGATCTCACGATAGTTATATCGTCTACATAGATCGCGTGCTTGTTGTTCGATATACTGCCATTTTTCTACTTTACCTGGTAAAAAATCTTGCGTACCTGTTGGTTTTTGAAAAGCCATGACTGATTCCTCCTTGATTCAAGTGATTCTTTATCTTGTTCATAAATGACACAAAAAAATCCCACGCCTCTGTTTATTATAAACAGGGACGAGGGATTGGATTATTCCATTCACCCGTGGTACCACCCACATTTCGAATACAACCTTCTATCTCAAACGATAACAGTCTGATCTAGAGTACAACCATTGCACTCGCTTCATTAGCGGTTAACGCCCGCTGACTACGCATGAGGTTACTTGGATTCCAAAAGGAATAGTTATACTGCAAATATCAATTTACAGCTCCTATCTCACTTTTCTATCTTTCACATCATGTTCTCGGGGAGGTCTTTTCACAAAGGAATACAGGGAATTCTTCCAGCCACGGAATTCCTCTCTTTATCGATCATCGATACTGTATCGTTCTAAGCTACTTTTCCCGTCTACAAATTCGTATATTTAAAGATTACTTTAATCAACATAATCTTATATTCAATCGTTCCAACTTTCATCTACTATGACATTTGCAAAGCTCATAGTCAGAATCATGTTATATTTAACGATTGTAATGAACCACTGCACTAAAGTCAACACTTTCACTTAATAAAAATATACTGTGCAAGTACAGTATATCGCTATAGACAAAAAAATAACCTACAGCAACGGGCTGTAGGCCAACATAGTATGTTAAAAAGGGGGTCATAGGTACATTATAGATGGTGATTGTTAAGAGAAGATGTTTCCTATATTACAGTTTCATTACAATAGGTAAACTTTTATCATAAAAATCAATAAAAAAGGTGTTACAAATGGAGAAACTCCACCTGTAACACCGATTATTTCATCTATTTGTTACTAAAATAAAAATTAATCTAACACTTCTACAAATGCATTATTTGTACGCAATGCTTGTACCACATGCTCTACATCGGCTTCCATCACAGAAGCAGATAATACATATTTAAGATCATCATAGTCTTTTTCTGTCGCATTGCTTGCACTGTATGCTGCATCATTGTCACTGTCGCTACGAGGAGAATCTTCACCCTCAAGACGATCTTCACGATTTTCAATGATAGCCGTTGGAGCAACAATACCGCCTGGACCTGCTCCAGATGGAGCTCCTGCTGTACCTACAGCACCGCCTGTATTTGTAGCAATCGGAACGAGTGGTACTAATACTTTACCACTTTGACTAATTTGGTGTGGCAATCGTCCCACCTCAAGTTGTTTTACATTGAACGTTTGCAGAGCTGTTCTAGCACCCTCTGCTTGATCTTCTGTTTGAAAATAAGCTTGAATATGTTTAGTCATTGTCATTACCTCCTTGCTGTATTTTAAATACGTATTACAGACATACTATTTAAGAAAAAGAAATCTTTTCGTGGTGCGTTACACTTACAATGCTTTTAGTATTTCACGTACAAACGCAGGCTCGTCTTTTGGCGTACGAGAAGTGATAAAATTACCATCTACAATCGCTTCACCATCTTCAAACGTTGCTCCTGCATTGACCATATCGTCTTTTAGCGGAGGGAACGAAGTGATCGTACGTCCTTTAAGCAAATTAGCACTTGCCAGAATTTGTGGACCG contains:
- the aspS gene encoding aspartate--tRNA ligase, producing the protein MLRTHNCGQLTTANIGETITLNGWVQTRRDLGGVLFIDLRDRTGIVQVVFNPAYSGDALQVADRVRSEYVLAVKGEVVLRDDETINKNLPTGEIEVRITEIEVLNAAKTPPFFIEDGIEVDESVRLKYRYLDLRRPEMQKTLMLRSKAAKVFRDFLDGEGFIDVETPILTKSSPEGARDYLVPSRVHAGEFFALPQSPQIFKQLLMVSGLERYYQIARCFRDEDLRSDRQPEFTQVDIETSFLTQDNLLDMMEQLMVKLFKETVNVDIPTPFQRITHADAMDKYGSDKPDLRFGLELVNVSDIVAASGVKVFASVIEKGGEVKCLNAKGCGTWTRKEIDSLEPYAARYGAKGLAWIQVKEGELKGPIVKFFNEQELEQIKTAVGAEDGDLLLFSADTKKVVADVLGALRLKIGRDLGLIDDKAFKFVWVVDFPLLGYDEDAKRYVAEHHPFTRPREEDVHLFDTDPGQIRAQAYDIVLNGYEVGGGSMRIYKRDVQEKMFAALGLPEEESRDKFGYLMDAFEYGTPPHGGIAFGFDRLVMLLAGRTNLRETIAFPKTANATDLLMDAPSQVDVSQLQQLHIKLAKKPGDDKKQENN
- the hisS gene encoding histidine--tRNA ligase; translation: MAFQKPTGTQDFLPGKVEKWQYIEQQARDLCRRYNYREIRTPLFESTELFQRGVGETTDVVQKEMYTFEDKGGRSMTLRPEGTAGVVRAYAENKLYGEPDVSKLYYMGPMFRYERPQAGRYRQFHQFGIEAFGSVDPAIDAEVIALGLEFFRELGLKGVTVEVNSVGTAETRANYNETLLGFLRPMRDTLCKDCQTRMERNPMRVLDCKIDHDKFVDAPSILDSLDEESTVYFAKVKEYLEIMDVEYTINPRLVRGLDYYAHTAFEYKAQGIGAIDTVGGGGRYTKLVSEVGGPDQPGIGFGIGMERLQLLLEDQEVEVPGVQPLDVYLLALGEAAEVEVVKQLFKLRKLGFSAERDYLGRKMKAQMKSADRFKARYTAILGDDELLRGEIALKRMDTGEQQTVKMDELADHLK